DNA from Scheffersomyces stipitis CBS 6054 chromosome 1, whole genome shotgun sequence:
TAACCGTGACCGAAGTGTTGAATGGAACCTTCAAATCATGGGGTTCCAAAAATTTGCTTAGTTGGTACTTCTTGTCCTTATACAAATAATTTGTGAATCCTGTAATCACACCTCCATGGGTGCAAAGAAGCACGTTCTTACTGTTACGATTCAGCTTGATGACATGCTGCCATTCCTCATCGATCCTACGAAGTAACTGGACCTTTGTTTCGCCCATGTTGCGGAAATTCTCACCGTATTTGGCGAGAGCATCCTTCAAGTACATGCCTTGAACTATTCCCATTTCTCGTTCTCTCAAATTGGAAGTGAATCTCAAAGACTTCTGCTCGTCTTGACGCTTTACTATCTCAGCAACAGTATTGCGACATCTTATCAAATCCGAAGATATGAACTCATCGATGTCTATCTGGGAAAAAAACTCTCCAACCTTTTCTGATTGATCCTGCCCAACCTCGTTAATGTCTATGTCTAAATGGCCCTGGAGAATCTTCTGGACATTATGGTCCGTTTGGCCGTGTCTAACCACAAAAATACGGAGAATTTCAGGATCCTCATTTGACACTACGTCTATCGTCATGTTCTATATTTCTAAGTATGTAATTCTATCAGGTAAAAAGAGAGACGAACATGAAGAAGTATTTAAATCGTTATCAGTTCATAAAAACGTCATTGCTCTGTATGCATGATTTTCTGAGAGTAGACTTTTTGACTGAACATGTGCATGATGCTTTCCGAGGGTTCGGAAGAGATACATTTCGGATCAATATAGTAAGTAAGACATTCTACAAGATGCTGATACTGGAGTAAGTCTATTAGTTTATTTAGGGAGTTTTGGAGCTATGTCATCTATAAACTCTATCGTGATCATATAAATACTTATCGTCAAATCATACTAATGGATGTGGTGGGcctgtttcttgaactcttcaaatacatctctcttgatcttgtaaCCGTGCTCATCTACGTCAGGAAATTGAGCGTTCTCTACATGTTCACCGTAGCTGGTCAACGCCTCAACTCCTTTGGTATAAAAGTCCTCGTAGGCACGGACAAACTTGGGCTTGTGGTTCTCTTTATTACTCTTCATTCCGAGAATGTCAGAGATCACGAGAACTTGCCCGGAAGTAAATGGACCGGCACCAATACCAATGGTCGGAACGCTCAAGTTTTCAGTGATGTACTGAGCCAATTTGTTGGGAATACACTCTAGCACAATGGAAAAAACACCAGCTCGTTGGAGGTCAAGACACTGCTTGTATATACTGACAGCATTTTCAACAGAGTTCCCCTGAAGCCTGTAGCCTCCAAGAGCGTTGTGTTTTTGGGGAGTAAGTCCAACATGGCCCATTACAGGAATTCCGACCGTGGTCAACCGGTTTACCGTTGGCAAGATGAATTCATCTCCTCCTTCGACCTTGA
Protein-coding regions in this window:
- the ECM31 gene encoding protein involved in cell wall biogenesis and architecture (ExtraCellular Matrix 3-methyl-2-oxobutanoate hydroxymethyltransferase (Ketopantoate hydroxymethyltransferase) (Extracellular matrix protein 31)), with the translated sequence MSSRVQIFRRTFSSSVSAKSSYTGTARKTVADINRFYASSKPITVVTAHDFITAKMVDHAGIDICLIGDSLANTTLGLDDTNELEFQEMLYHVKSVQRGNDSSLIVADLPFGSYEKSSEQALDTAMTIIKHGKIQGVKVEGGDEFILPTVNRLTTVGIPVMGHVGLTPQKHNALGGYRLQGNSVENAVSIYKQCLDLQRAGVFSIVLECIPNKLAQYITENLSVPTIGIGAGPFTSGQVLVISDILGMKSNKENHKPKFVRAYEDFYTKGVEALTSYGEHVENAQFPDVDEHGYKIKRDVFEEFKKQAHHIH
- the GPM1.3 gene encoding putative phosphoglycerate mutase, with translation MTIDVVSNEDPEILRIFVVRHGQTDHNVQKILQGHLDIDINEVGQDQSEKVGEFFSQIDIDEFISSDLIRCRNTVAEIVKRQDEQKSLRFTSNLREREMGIVQGMYLKDALAKYGENFRNMGETKVQLLRRIDEEWQHVIKSNRNSKNVLLCTHGGVITGFTNYLYKDKKYQLSKFLEPHDLKVPFNTSVTVIDINKDTSHGTIQTFGNTSHLGGQFEVKDQRLR